One genomic region from Candidatus Poribacteria bacterium encodes:
- a CDS encoding CopD family protein: protein MEIFSLFTLWLHVIAAVVWVGGNLILAMVIVPHFKQSLPPVQRIQLLTQIGKRFEPVVWGCIGVLFFTGIVNIFFAVDLTTPTPISNAFMRTLLIKIVLFFVLVILTVLHSMIFAPRLAAAIETLDPALEELPPEVKPLRTQMSVISSLMGVVSLLILLAAVALRMGI, encoded by the coding sequence ATGGAAATATTCTCACTTTTCACACTTTGGCTACACGTTATCGCCGCCGTTGTATGGGTCGGTGGCAACCTCATCTTGGCAATGGTGATTGTCCCTCACTTTAAACAGAGTCTGCCGCCTGTCCAACGCATCCAACTCTTGACACAGATCGGGAAACGCTTTGAACCTGTTGTGTGGGGCTGTATCGGTGTACTGTTTTTCACTGGCATCGTCAACATCTTTTTCGCTGTAGACCTCACCACGCCAACCCCGATCTCCAATGCGTTTATGCGAACCCTCCTCATCAAAATCGTACTTTTCTTCGTGTTGGTTATCCTCACGGTATTACACAGTATGATTTTCGCACCCCGATTGGCAGCAGCAATTGAGACATTGGACCCCGCACTTGAAGAACTCCCACCGGAGGTGAAGCCACTTCGTACCCAGATGTCGGTTATATCCAGTCTAATGGGTGTTGTTTCCCTGTTAATCCTACTCGCTGCCGTTGCCCTCCGTATGGGAATTTAA
- the cas7i gene encoding type I-B CRISPR-associated protein Cas7/Cst2/DevR yields MSKHLIGLTLIDAPHSALNNAGTEASQATENIVAVKKLQKGGNTYPYVSGQAWRNWWRTTLEQEFDDWSSSPIEREKKIAFTAADPVTYDDDDVFGYMRAQSEMQGKKKVNVTVTRLSPLKCSPLISIDPQIPTNDFGVMARQEDDPVPYEHQFYSCILQGIFSLDLNAVGTFSDINRTGYKNIASSYVQTIEDAGGTQVNDTSEWTLPKEIRIRRCQQTLEALPILSGGAKLTSHLTDVTPKLIVLSVLDGGNHPFMNLMVERNRVGELSVEALREVIEDYKDRFCDAIYIGRRSGFMDELDEQLNDLATNNNLPCEIVYDSPNKVIAQLSQKLETHIGDAP; encoded by the coding sequence ATGTCTAAACACCTAATCGGATTAACTCTAATTGACGCGCCGCATTCTGCCCTAAACAACGCTGGGACGGAAGCCTCCCAGGCAACTGAAAACATTGTTGCTGTCAAAAAACTTCAGAAAGGAGGAAATACCTATCCCTATGTTTCGGGACAAGCATGGCGAAATTGGTGGCGCACTACCCTTGAGCAAGAATTTGATGATTGGAGCAGTTCACCCATAGAACGTGAGAAGAAAATCGCTTTTACTGCTGCTGACCCGGTGACTTACGACGATGACGATGTCTTTGGCTATATGCGAGCACAAAGCGAAATGCAGGGGAAGAAAAAGGTTAATGTAACGGTAACCCGCTTATCCCCTCTCAAGTGTTCACCCCTTATTTCAATTGATCCACAGATCCCAACAAACGATTTTGGTGTCATGGCACGCCAAGAAGATGATCCTGTGCCTTATGAACATCAATTTTATTCTTGTATCTTACAAGGTATCTTTTCCTTAGACCTCAATGCGGTCGGTACTTTTTCGGATATTAATAGGACGGGCTATAAGAACATTGCGTCAAGTTATGTTCAAACTATTGAGGACGCAGGCGGCACACAAGTTAATGATACTTCAGAGTGGACACTCCCAAAAGAGATTCGGATTAGACGCTGTCAACAGACCCTCGAAGCACTTCCGATTCTCAGTGGCGGTGCAAAACTGACATCACATCTCACGGATGTTACACCAAAATTAATTGTGCTTTCAGTGCTTGATGGAGGCAATCATCCTTTCATGAATTTAATGGTTGAGCGAAATAGAGTCGGTGAATTATCCGTAGAGGCGCTGCGCGAAGTTATAGAGGATTACAAAGACCGATTCTGTGACGCGATTTACATCGGTAGACGGAGCGGGTTTATGGATGAATTAGATGAACAACTCAACGATTTGGCCACCAATAATAATCTGCCGTGCGAAATTGTTTACGATTCGCCAAATAAAGTGATCGCCCAACTCTCACAAAAGTTAGAAACTCACATCGGAGACGCACCATGA
- the cas4 gene encoding CRISPR-associated protein Cas4, with product MQNPDHPNITGTAINYLYICTRKLWFYRHHLDMEHTSESVDLGKHLHDESYPREKRRELDIDSLVKIDYIDKQGIIHDIKYGTTMETAHIMQICYYLYLLKQKGVSNKKGIINYPRQRQTTEVELTPEREKEIENAIEKVNEITALPTPPHADYMKICKSCSYQELCWS from the coding sequence ATGCAAAACCCAGACCACCCCAACATCACAGGCACAGCCATCAACTATCTCTATATTTGCACACGCAAACTCTGGTTCTACCGACATCACCTCGACATGGAGCATACCTCCGAATCCGTAGACCTCGGCAAACACCTCCACGACGAGAGTTATCCACGCGAAAAACGCAGAGAATTGGACATTGACAGCCTTGTGAAGATAGACTACATTGACAAACAAGGTATTATACACGACATCAAATACGGCACAACGATGGAAACAGCACACATTATGCAGATATGTTATTACCTCTATCTCCTCAAACAGAAGGGTGTGTCAAATAAGAAAGGCATCATCAACTACCCGCGCCAACGGCAGACGACCGAAGTAGAACTCACACCCGAAAGAGAAAAAGAGATAGAAAACGCCATTGAAAAAGTCAACGAAATTACAGCGTTGCCAACACCACCGCATGCCGACTATATGAAAATCTGTAAATCCTGTAGTTATCAAGAACTCTGCTGGAGTTAA
- the cas5b gene encoding type I-B CRISPR-associated protein Cas5b produces MKVLRIRITGWVSSFRNPLFISGFQPTLPLPPLSAIYGLLTAAKGEWVTPHDTSIGFVFRSNGKAVDLETVYEFAGKLDAKSNINRREFLVDPELYLYIPEMRLKEAFERPRYPLLLGRSSDLATVESIAEIELESRSETTYQDTLLPFPDAQLYGQVQALPTHFTAEIPRRPCGTRAYCLITEKIVYHGDVWHDPKMDWGVYLHERILGEFTVPNEQARKPTDKNYEIPDVKGQQGQLPGI; encoded by the coding sequence ATGAAGGTCCTTCGGATTCGCATTACTGGATGGGTTTCGTCGTTTCGGAATCCGCTATTCATTAGTGGATTCCAACCGACACTCCCTTTGCCTCCACTCTCAGCAATATATGGTCTCCTCACTGCTGCGAAAGGGGAATGGGTTACACCGCACGATACCTCAATCGGATTCGTTTTTCGCAGTAACGGGAAAGCAGTTGACTTAGAAACTGTCTATGAATTCGCAGGGAAATTAGATGCTAAATCAAATATCAACAGACGCGAATTTCTTGTTGATCCCGAACTCTATCTTTATATACCTGAAATGCGGTTGAAGGAAGCATTTGAACGTCCGCGCTATCCCTTGCTCTTAGGACGTTCTTCTGATCTGGCAACTGTGGAATCAATAGCGGAAATTGAATTAGAGAGTAGATCGGAAACGACCTATCAAGATACGCTGCTCCCCTTTCCTGATGCACAACTATATGGACAGGTTCAGGCACTCCCAACTCATTTCACAGCAGAAATCCCGCGCCGTCCTTGTGGCACTCGTGCCTATTGTCTGATAACAGAAAAAATTGTGTACCATGGCGATGTCTGGCATGATCCAAAAATGGATTGGGGAGTCTATCTACACGAACGCATCCTTGGAGAATTTACAGTTCCAAACGAGCAAGCCAGGAAACCTACTGACAAAAATTATGAAATCCCAGATGTGAAGGGACAACAGGGGCAACTTCCGGGCATCTAA
- the cas2 gene encoding CRISPR-associated endonuclease Cas2 encodes MYIILVYDIEVERVAKVCKYLRQHLNWIQNSVFEGQLTKAQFARVKSGLAAITDPEKDSVVIYQLRDARWMNKEVMGVDKNPATNLL; translated from the coding sequence ATGTACATCATCCTCGTCTACGATATCGAAGTTGAACGGGTCGCAAAGGTGTGCAAATACCTCCGACAACATCTCAATTGGATTCAGAACTCAGTTTTTGAGGGGCAATTAACCAAAGCACAGTTCGCTCGCGTCAAATCTGGATTGGCAGCGATCACCGACCCAGAAAAGGATTCCGTTGTCATCTACCAACTCCGCGATGCACGGTGGATGAATAAGGAGGTCATGGGCGTAGATAAAAATCCAGCGACAAACCTATTGTAG
- the cas3 gene encoding CRISPR-associated helicase Cas3', with translation MSILLAKSDPRENLQEHTENCLSVYDSLRQRMPFLAEITKEPDFFEHLFYAVALHDFGKAATGFQQQLTDDTRWNYRHEILSTGFVVTLQLPEEAKQAIALAVLTHHKDIGTLNEKYPCRPNNEYGYRDWQKHVDELTPNWDALMEIQEQVSHWFHNWFPNATCLWLPVTSPDQLISGYREYLDPYLINKEDGELTALHGTYGMLMRGCMIACDHLASAGKNEIQTALDNLAAELTQHVKEKAKEKGRQFHGWEPFQEASGETIGQIMLSAPTGSGKTEAALLWSEKNQCETLGNRVFYVLPYTASINAMYERLKGLVSDDKIGMLHGKANYFVYKDLVDKEYTYQEAAVGVREQQNLTKKICRPYKVLTPFQLLKAFFGIRGFEMQMAEMSQGLFIFDEIHAYDPHTTALILTMIKKLREDYDAKFCIMTATMPKFLKQMINNALGQLTPVEMDAQERNRFTRHRVVLLDNSIHEAIPLIEERLMQGQQVMVVCNTVNQAQNVFQKLQSVTDNAKLLHSRFILRDRERIEQELENADLLVGTQAVEVSLDIDFDCLFTEPAPIDALIQRFGRINRKGKKGLCDVHISKEGGEYDKYIYSTEKVERTIKVFASVGDDNLQESEIQRLIDKVYSEGYDEKEEDTFIKAKRMFDRHLQDIVPFIEDAKGRKEFNELFKSVEVVPMCYEQEYLAEIDTRRYYEARAYIAQISYNQFARLKKEKQINENERINQCFINVHYDKTLGLILDEYNPNIL, from the coding sequence ATGTCAATATTGCTTGCGAAAAGCGATCCACGGGAAAACCTTCAAGAACATACAGAGAATTGCCTTTCAGTATACGATAGCCTTCGACAACGGATGCCGTTTTTAGCCGAGATTACCAAAGAGCCAGATTTCTTTGAGCATCTTTTCTACGCTGTCGCACTCCACGATTTTGGAAAAGCAGCAACAGGTTTTCAACAGCAGCTCACCGATGACACACGATGGAACTATCGTCACGAAATCCTCTCAACTGGATTTGTAGTAACCCTACAATTACCGGAGGAAGCAAAGCAAGCAATCGCACTTGCCGTTTTAACACATCACAAGGATATTGGGACACTGAATGAGAAATATCCGTGTAGACCCAACAATGAGTATGGCTATCGAGATTGGCAAAAGCATGTTGATGAACTCACACCAAATTGGGATGCTTTGATGGAAATTCAGGAACAAGTCTCTCATTGGTTTCATAATTGGTTTCCGAACGCAACATGTTTATGGTTACCTGTTACCTCACCCGATCAACTCATTAGCGGATACCGAGAATATCTCGATCCCTACTTGATTAACAAAGAAGATGGAGAATTGACCGCCTTACACGGCACCTACGGCATGCTTATGCGCGGGTGTATGATTGCCTGTGATCATCTCGCTTCAGCAGGGAAAAACGAAATCCAGACAGCACTTGATAACCTTGCAGCAGAACTGACGCAACATGTTAAAGAGAAGGCAAAAGAAAAAGGTCGACAATTTCACGGATGGGAACCCTTTCAAGAAGCCTCTGGTGAAACAATTGGACAGATCATGCTCTCTGCACCGACAGGCTCCGGCAAAACCGAAGCGGCTTTGCTCTGGTCAGAAAAAAATCAATGTGAAACACTTGGAAACCGTGTCTTTTATGTTTTACCTTATACAGCAAGTATCAATGCAATGTATGAGAGGTTAAAAGGACTCGTATCGGACGACAAAATCGGTATGTTGCACGGAAAAGCGAATTACTTTGTTTACAAAGATCTTGTGGATAAAGAATATACTTACCAAGAGGCAGCAGTAGGAGTTCGTGAGCAGCAGAATTTGACGAAGAAAATATGTCGTCCTTACAAGGTACTAACACCTTTTCAACTGCTAAAAGCATTTTTCGGTATACGCGGCTTTGAGATGCAGATGGCAGAGATGTCGCAAGGGCTTTTTATTTTTGACGAAATCCACGCCTATGACCCGCACACCACAGCACTCATCCTAACAATGATAAAGAAACTCCGTGAAGATTATGATGCAAAATTCTGCATTATGACTGCTACAATGCCAAAGTTTCTTAAACAGATGATTAACAACGCACTTGGGCAACTCACACCGGTTGAAATGGATGCCCAAGAACGGAATAGATTCACTCGACACAGAGTGGTGTTGCTTGATAACAGCATCCACGAGGCAATTCCGTTGATTGAAGAACGTCTCATGCAAGGACAACAGGTCATGGTCGTCTGCAACACCGTCAATCAGGCACAAAATGTATTTCAGAAATTGCAAAGTGTAACCGACAATGCTAAACTCCTTCACAGTCGATTTATCCTTCGCGATCGAGAGCGTATTGAACAGGAACTTGAAAACGCAGATCTCCTTGTCGGTACGCAAGCAGTTGAGGTTTCGCTTGACATTGATTTTGATTGCCTCTTTACAGAACCAGCACCGATAGACGCGCTCATCCAACGTTTCGGGAGAATAAACAGGAAAGGCAAGAAGGGCCTCTGTGATGTTCACATAAGCAAAGAGGGTGGCGAATACGACAAATATATCTATTCTACCGAAAAGGTTGAGCGCACTATAAAAGTGTTCGCATCTGTAGGTGATGACAACCTCCAAGAATCAGAAATCCAACGTCTAATTGATAAAGTCTATAGCGAAGGATACGATGAAAAAGAGGAAGATACGTTTATTAAGGCAAAACGGATGTTTGACAGACATCTACAAGACATCGTGCCATTTATTGAAGATGCTAAAGGACGTAAAGAGTTTAACGAACTCTTTAAAAGTGTTGAGGTTGTGCCAATGTGCTATGAACAAGAATACTTAGCCGAGATTGACACGCGTAGGTATTATGAGGCGAGAGCCTATATCGCTCAAATCAGTTACAACCAGTTTGCACGACTAAAAAAAGAAAAGCAAATCAACGAAAATGAACGTATAAATCAGTGTTTCATAAACGTGCATTATGATAAGACACTCGGTCTGATATTGGACGAATATAATCCAAATATCCTATAG
- the cas1b gene encoding type I-B CRISPR-associated endonuclease Cas1b, whose translation MSRNYYITQPGRLRRKDNTLYLEPEEAPRVPIPVEDIDALYLYGELDLNTRLLNFLTQKHIPFHVFNYYGYYAGSYYPREYLNSGSLLVKQVQHYENHTKRMALAQEFVASAVFNMLRILRYHTNRGKDCSAQIESIETILAESSTAKNTNELMGYEGIIRDTYYTAFNTILALKTPFEKRVRRPPDNPINAIISFGNSMMYTACLTEVYRTQLNPTISFLHEPGDRRFSLSLDLAEIFKPLIIDRIIFRLFNRQQLNESKHFETNIDGCYLNEKGRKLFIAAFDEQLKQTVSHRKLKRHVSYQRLIRLECYKLIKHLVGMETYQALRPWW comes from the coding sequence ATGTCTCGAAACTACTACATCACCCAACCCGGCAGACTGCGCCGAAAGGATAACACCCTTTACTTAGAGCCAGAGGAAGCACCACGGGTACCGATACCGGTTGAGGATATTGACGCACTCTATCTCTACGGCGAACTCGACCTCAACACCAGACTCCTCAACTTCCTCACCCAAAAGCACATTCCGTTTCACGTGTTCAACTACTACGGCTACTATGCTGGGAGTTACTACCCCAGGGAATATCTCAATTCCGGCTCCCTGCTTGTCAAACAGGTACAACACTATGAAAATCACACCAAACGGATGGCACTTGCACAGGAGTTTGTCGCCTCCGCTGTTTTCAATATGCTGCGAATTTTGCGGTATCATACGAACCGCGGTAAGGATTGCAGCGCACAAATTGAATCAATTGAGACGATCCTTGCAGAAAGCAGCACAGCAAAAAACACAAATGAATTGATGGGTTACGAGGGCATCATCCGAGACACGTATTACACCGCATTCAATACGATTTTAGCGTTAAAAACGCCATTTGAAAAACGTGTTCGTCGTCCGCCAGACAATCCGATTAATGCCATCATCTCCTTTGGAAACTCGATGATGTATACAGCATGCCTTACGGAAGTCTACCGCACGCAGCTCAACCCGACAATCAGTTTCCTCCATGAACCCGGCGACCGGCGATTCTCGTTAAGTCTTGACCTCGCCGAAATTTTCAAACCGCTTATCATTGACCGAATTATTTTCCGTTTGTTCAACCGTCAGCAACTCAACGAATCAAAACATTTTGAGACGAACATTGATGGGTGTTATCTCAATGAAAAGGGACGGAAATTATTTATTGCTGCATTTGATGAACAATTAAAGCAGACCGTTTCGCATCGAAAGTTGAAACGGCATGTCTCTTATCAACGCCTCATCCGTTTGGAATGCTATAAACTCATCAAGCACCTCGTTGGAATGGAGACCTATCAGGCACTGCGTCCGTGGTGGTAG
- the cas8a1 gene encoding type I-B CRISPR-associated protein Cas8b1/Cst1: MPIYEKLMGNPFVDAGVCGICEWLGRSMQPEQITTDDLEQVVDDVAPMMQTDAGWRNLHGVFPNSVLTNAAYRKQDQVELLRKECKAYLDTIVELEQTGDCMGCGRRTANAWLSRTNIPLTGSGKLRNFYPTFAEGAGYCSACAFAIQLSPLAFVATGGKFLTLHSNSWKALRSWARVCVGDVRQQQLQQDMTGCYNPGYANPRNGLFYMAREMVQFQEMRTDENITMQVYCFTNYNQGPELEIYYMPAPVFKFLRIVYQSEFKTAWQGIVQSTYVVNWDKVKSEADYKNRTNLVYEFLLEDRSILRFFLYRNSRKIRGNWELLSLYLKEVRAMEQIQLDKIKQVGDLIAKCIQESESDKRLKQLERAKSYGECRNILRYVIRDRIQQGAPEPLFSIDDYMEYLFPTSDSFAATPWRETRDLLLFRIYEQLHGWLKEQGFVDFDEDNTSGVDDTSENELNQED; encoded by the coding sequence ATGCCAATCTATGAAAAACTGATGGGGAATCCGTTTGTCGATGCAGGAGTTTGTGGAATTTGTGAGTGGTTAGGGCGCAGTATGCAACCGGAACAGATTACTACCGATGATCTTGAACAAGTTGTTGACGACGTTGCACCGATGATGCAAACGGATGCTGGTTGGAGAAACCTACACGGTGTTTTCCCAAATAGTGTTTTGACAAACGCTGCGTACCGGAAGCAAGATCAGGTTGAATTGCTCAGGAAAGAGTGTAAAGCGTATTTGGACACAATCGTTGAGTTGGAACAAACTGGAGATTGTATGGGATGTGGTAGACGTACTGCAAATGCATGGCTTTCAAGAACAAATATTCCGCTTACTGGTTCTGGAAAGTTACGCAACTTCTACCCGACTTTTGCTGAAGGGGCTGGTTACTGTTCCGCGTGTGCCTTTGCTATTCAACTATCTCCACTCGCTTTTGTGGCAACTGGTGGTAAATTTCTCACTTTGCACTCCAATTCATGGAAAGCACTGAGGAGTTGGGCACGCGTTTGTGTGGGTGATGTTCGCCAGCAGCAACTTCAACAAGACATGACAGGGTGTTACAATCCAGGCTACGCAAATCCACGAAATGGACTGTTTTATATGGCACGGGAAATGGTTCAGTTTCAGGAAATGCGGACCGATGAGAATATAACGATGCAGGTCTATTGTTTTACAAATTACAATCAGGGACCTGAGCTTGAAATCTATTACATGCCTGCCCCCGTGTTTAAATTTTTGCGCATCGTCTATCAAAGTGAATTCAAAACCGCATGGCAAGGAATTGTCCAAAGTACTTATGTGGTCAACTGGGATAAAGTTAAGTCCGAGGCAGATTATAAGAATCGCACCAACCTTGTATATGAATTTCTGTTGGAGGATCGCTCTATTCTTAGGTTCTTTCTATACCGGAACTCTCGAAAGATTCGAGGAAATTGGGAACTACTTTCACTCTACCTAAAGGAGGTCAGAGCTATGGAACAAATACAGTTGGATAAAATCAAACAGGTCGGCGACCTAATTGCAAAGTGCATCCAAGAATCTGAGAGCGATAAACGGCTCAAGCAATTAGAACGTGCTAAAAGTTACGGTGAATGCAGAAATATCCTGAGATACGTTATTCGGGATAGAATTCAACAAGGCGCGCCGGAACCGCTCTTTTCGATTGATGATTATATGGAATACCTTTTTCCCACAAGCGATAGTTTTGCTGCTACACCTTGGAGAGAGACTCGCGACCTGTTACTCTTTCGGATTTACGAACAACTTCACGGTTGGCTCAAAGAACAAGGTTTTGTTGATTTTGATGAAGATAATACATCAGGTGTTGATGATACATCTGAAAACGAATTGAATCAGGAGGATTAA
- the cas6 gene encoding CRISPR-associated endoribonuclease Cas6 translates to MRIQIQADVGDGITFPVNYNHLLAGVIYRFLAESDPEYASFLHEEGYRAAEKRFKLFTFSQLMAERRRVTGEKIHFRSTLTWSVSSPVERFLSHFADTLLTEGSLSFGQRRLPIRDVTIPRIPRFRSEMHFRCLSPIVMTTTRERDGKQAMHYCMPDDPALSELIRQNLIRKHEAIHARVPHDDTLTFAFDKNYIDRRKGRVTRLVDYKGIKIRGTMCPFRVTGSPALIQIGYECGFGDKNSAGFGMAEV, encoded by the coding sequence ATGCGCATCCAAATCCAAGCCGATGTTGGGGACGGCATCACGTTCCCCGTTAATTACAACCATCTACTCGCAGGCGTAATCTACCGATTCCTCGCCGAATCCGACCCTGAATACGCCTCATTTCTACACGAGGAAGGTTACCGCGCTGCAGAGAAACGTTTCAAACTCTTCACTTTCTCGCAACTCATGGCGGAACGCCGACGCGTTACCGGTGAGAAGATCCATTTCCGTTCAACTTTAACGTGGTCGGTCTCTTCCCCAGTAGAACGATTCTTATCCCATTTCGCGGATACATTGCTAACGGAAGGTAGCTTATCCTTTGGTCAGCGGCGGTTACCGATTAGAGATGTCACTATACCACGCATCCCCCGTTTCCGATCAGAAATGCATTTCCGATGCCTCTCCCCGATTGTAATGACCACCACGCGCGAGCGGGATGGCAAACAAGCAATGCACTATTGCATGCCCGACGATCCAGCACTCTCCGAACTCATCCGTCAGAACCTAATCCGCAAACACGAAGCAATTCACGCTCGCGTTCCCCACGACGATACCCTGACCTTCGCGTTTGATAAAAACTATATTGATAGGCGAAAGGGACGCGTCACTCGTCTCGTAGATTACAAAGGTATCAAGATAAGAGGCACAATGTGCCCATTCCGTGTCACTGGAAGTCCTGCGTTAATCCAGATCGGTTACGAATGCGGTTTCGGCGACAAAAATAGTGCTGGTTTCGGCATGGCAGAAGTATAA